One window of the Eucalyptus grandis isolate ANBG69807.140 chromosome 8, ASM1654582v1, whole genome shotgun sequence genome contains the following:
- the LOC104415677 gene encoding histidine kinase 3 isoform X2, producing the protein MDAKTGLLGGDGKISLNWREKVLGKIVKIQHRYDHLFGSKKISNALWRKLLYTWVFCATMFSLWIFSYMSSQAIEKRKETLASMCDERAQMLQDQFNVSMNHVQAMSILISTFHHGKSPSAIDQTTFAEYTKRTAFERPLTSGVAYAVRVLHSERAEFEKQQGWPIRRMDTLEQNLVHKDDFDPEVLEPSPIQEEYAPVIFAQDTVSHVVSIDLLSGKEDRENVLRARASGKGVLTAPFRLIKTNRLGVILTFAVYKTDLPSNATPDERIQATAGYIGGIFHIQSLVEKLLQQLASKQNIVLNVLDTTNQSHPISMYGSDEADDALEYVSTLNFGDPFRKHEMRCRFKQKPPWPWLAITTSYGFLVIAMLTGHICYATVNRIAKVEDDYQKMMELKKQAEAADIAKSQFLATVSHEIRTPMNGVLGMLHMLMHTDLDVTQQDYVRTAQASGKALVSLINEVLDQAKIESGKLELEAVQFDLRAILDDVLSLFSGKSQEKGVELAVFISDQVPEKLIGDPGRFRQIITNLMGNSIKFTEKGHIFVTVHLAQEVMDSLDVETESSSKNTLSGFQVAERRLSWAKFKTFSQHECVCSYPSSTYDLINLIVSVEDTGVGIPFEAQCRVFTPFMQVGPSISRTHGGTGIGLSISKCLVELMNGEVGFVSIPNVGSTFTFTAVFNNGHSNLNEYTCQQMNNQSNSANSEFEGMSALVVDPRSVRAKVSKYHVQRLGIQVEIVSDLNQVLSSLKSRKPRIDMVLIEEEVWNNDSDLSILFVDQLRHIDQKVTPRLFLLAKSISSTRSDNVTSDTHSPAVIMKPLRASMVAACLQRTMGNMGNKGNCRNSEVSRLSLQHLLLGRKILIVDDNKVNLKVAAGALKRYGAELVCVESGKEAISLLTPPHSFYACFMDIQMPGMDGFEATKTIRDVEKSVNRKIQLGEVSAEAHGNVLNWHVPILAMTADVIHATQEECMKCGMDGYVSKPFEAEQLYREVSRFSYSAESRKL; encoded by the exons ATGGATGCCAAGACTGGCCTGCTTGGAGGGGATGGCAAGATTTCGCTGAACTGGCGTGAGAAAGTCTTGGGGAAAATTGTCAAGATTCAGCATCGGTATGACCACTTGTTTGGGTCCAAGAAAATTAGCAACGCATTGTGGAGGAAGCTGTTGTACACATGGGTGTTTTGTGCGACCATGTTTTCTCTGTGGATTTTCTCATACATGAGCTCGCAAGCTAttgagaagaggaaagagacaCTAGCTAGTATGTGCGACGAGAGGGCTCAGATGTTGCAGGACCAGTTCAACGTGAGCATGAACCATGTTCAGGCTATGTCGATTTTGATCTCAACCTTTCACCATGGCAAGAGCCCCTCTGCTATTGACCAG ACAACTTTTGCTGAATATACCAAAAGAACTGCATTTGAGAGGCCTCTCACTAGTGGTGTGGCATATGCAGTGAGAGTGCTCCATTCAGAGAGGGCAGAGTTCGAGAAACAGCAAGGCTGGCCTATCCGGAGAATGGACACCCTTGAGCAAAATCTGGTTCATAAGGATGACTTTGACCCTGAAGTGTTGGAGCCCTCTCCAATTCAGGAAGAATACGCCCCCGTCATTTTCGCTCAAGATACTGTCTCCCACGTAGTTTCCATTGATTTACTCTCAGGAAAG GAGGATCGTGAAAATGTACTGCGTGCAAGAGCTTCAGGAAAAGGGGTGCTTACCGCTCCTTTCAGGCTGATTAAAACAAACCGCCTGGGGGTCATATTGACCTTTGCTGTCTATAAAACTGATCTTCCTTCAAATGCAACTCCGGATGAGAGAATCCAGGCAACTGCTGG GTACATTGGTGGTATCTTTCATATTCAATCATTGGTGGAGAAATTGCTGCAACAGCTGGCTAGCAAGCAGAACATTGTGCTGAACGTATTGGACACCACCAATCAGTCACATCCGATCAGTATGTATGGTTCAGATGAAGCGGATGATGCTTTGGAGTATGTCAGTACCCTTaattttggcgatccatttAGGAAGCATGAAATGCGATGCAG ATTCAAGCAGAAACCTCCATGGCCTTGGCTTGCGATAACAACATCGTATGGATTTCTTGTGATTGCGATGCTCACTGGGCATATATGTTATGCAACAGTAAATAGGATTGCCAAAGTCGAAGATGACTACCAGAAAATGATGGAGCTCAAGAAGCAGGCTGAGGCAGCTGACATAGCAAAGTCACAG TTCCTTGCCACTGTTTCCCACGAAATTAGAACTCCAATGAATGGTGTTTTAG GAATGTTGCATATGTTGATGCACACGGATCTAGATGTAACTCAACAGGATTATGTTAGAACTGCCCAGGCCAGTGGAAAAGCTCTGGTCTCACTTATCAATGAGGTTTTGGACCAAGCGAAGATTGAATCTGGTAAACTGGAACTTGAGGCGGTACAATTTGATCTGCGGGCCATACTCGATGATGTATTGTCCCTCTTTTCTGGGAAGTCCCAGGAAAAAGGAGTGGAG TTGGCCGTTTTCATTTCTGATCAAGTTCCTGAGAAGTTAATTGGTGACCCTGGAAGATTTCGACAAATCATAACCAACCTTATGGGAAACTCGATTAAA TTCACAGAGAAAGGCCATATCTTTGTCACAGTGCATCTTGCTCAAGAGGTCATGGACTCGTTAGATGTTGAGACTGAGTCATCGTCGAAGAATACCTTGAGTGGCTTCCAAGTTGCTGAGAGACGTCTCAGCTGGGCGAAATTCAAGACCTTTAGCCAACATGAATGTGTTTGTTCTTACCCTTCCTCTACCTACGACCTCATCAATCTAATTGTATCAGTTGAGGATACAGGAGTTGGGATCCCATTTGAGGCCCAATGTCGTGTTTTTACTCCCTTCATGCAAGTTGGTCCTTCCATATCCCGTACACATGGAGGGACTGGCATAGGGCTAAGCATAAGCAAGTGTTTGGTTGAGCTCATGAACGGAGAGGTTGGATTTGTGAGCATACCCAATGTAGGATCCACGTTTACCTTCACGGCCGTCTTCAACAATGGCCATTCCAATTTGAATGAGTACACGTGCCAGCAAATGAATAATCAATCCAATTCTGCAAACTCGGAGTTTGAGGGCATGAGTGCACTAGTGGTGGATCCCAGATCTGTCCGAGCCAAAGTATCCAAGTATCATGTCCAGAGGCTTGGAATCCAAGTCGAGATCGTCTCAGACTTGAatcaagttttgtcatcattaaaaagcaGGAAACCCAGAATCGACATGGTGCTTATTGAAGAGGAGGTCTGGAACAATGATTCAGATTTGTCCATTCTTTTTGTTGATCAGTTAAGGCATATAGACCAAAAGGTTACTCCAAGGCTCTTCCTTTTAGCAAAATCCATTAGTTCAACCCGGAGTGACAATGTGACTTCTGATACTCATAGTCCTGCTGTCATCATGAAACCTCTAAGGGCTAGTATGGTGGCCGCTTGTCTACAGCGAACCATGGGTAACATGGGGAACAAGGGAAATTGCCGCAACAGCGAAGTCTCCAGGTTATCTCTGCAGCATCTTCTCCTAGGAAGAAAAATTCTAATCGTAGATGACAATAAGGTGAATCTTAAAGTGGCTGCGGGTGCATTGAAAAGATATGGAGCTGAACTGGTCTGTGTGGAAAGTGGGAAAGAGGCGATTAGTTTGCTTACACCACCACACAGCTTCTATGCTTGCTTCATGGATATCCAGATGCCGGGAATGGATGG GtttgaagctacaaaaacaATCCGAGACGTGGAAAAAAGTGTCAACCGGAAAATCCAACTTGGGGAAGTATCTGCAGAAGCACATGGAAACGTCTTGAATTGGCATGTGCCCATCTTGGCCATGACGGCGGATGTGATTCATGCGACTCAAGAAGAGTGCATGAAGTGTGGAATGGATGGATATGTTTCAAAGCCTTTTGAAGCAGAACAACTTTATCGGGAAGTTTCACGATTTTCCTATTCAGCTGAGAGTCGGAAACTGTAA
- the LOC104415677 gene encoding histidine kinase 3 isoform X1, with the protein MSLFYVLGFGLKAGQLIWMLWWSIVSVISMNWFISRGLMDAKTGLLGGDGKISLNWREKVLGKIVKIQHRYDHLFGSKKISNALWRKLLYTWVFCATMFSLWIFSYMSSQAIEKRKETLASMCDERAQMLQDQFNVSMNHVQAMSILISTFHHGKSPSAIDQTTFAEYTKRTAFERPLTSGVAYAVRVLHSERAEFEKQQGWPIRRMDTLEQNLVHKDDFDPEVLEPSPIQEEYAPVIFAQDTVSHVVSIDLLSGKEDRENVLRARASGKGVLTAPFRLIKTNRLGVILTFAVYKTDLPSNATPDERIQATAGYIGGIFHIQSLVEKLLQQLASKQNIVLNVLDTTNQSHPISMYGSDEADDALEYVSTLNFGDPFRKHEMRCRFKQKPPWPWLAITTSYGFLVIAMLTGHICYATVNRIAKVEDDYQKMMELKKQAEAADIAKSQFLATVSHEIRTPMNGVLGMLHMLMHTDLDVTQQDYVRTAQASGKALVSLINEVLDQAKIESGKLELEAVQFDLRAILDDVLSLFSGKSQEKGVELAVFISDQVPEKLIGDPGRFRQIITNLMGNSIKFTEKGHIFVTVHLAQEVMDSLDVETESSSKNTLSGFQVAERRLSWAKFKTFSQHECVCSYPSSTYDLINLIVSVEDTGVGIPFEAQCRVFTPFMQVGPSISRTHGGTGIGLSISKCLVELMNGEVGFVSIPNVGSTFTFTAVFNNGHSNLNEYTCQQMNNQSNSANSEFEGMSALVVDPRSVRAKVSKYHVQRLGIQVEIVSDLNQVLSSLKSRKPRIDMVLIEEEVWNNDSDLSILFVDQLRHIDQKVTPRLFLLAKSISSTRSDNVTSDTHSPAVIMKPLRASMVAACLQRTMGNMGNKGNCRNSEVSRLSLQHLLLGRKILIVDDNKVNLKVAAGALKRYGAELVCVESGKEAISLLTPPHSFYACFMDIQMPGMDGFEATKTIRDVEKSVNRKIQLGEVSAEAHGNVLNWHVPILAMTADVIHATQEECMKCGMDGYVSKPFEAEQLYREVSRFSYSAESRKL; encoded by the exons ATGAGTCTGTTCTATGTACTTGGGTTTGGTCTAAAGGCAGGGCAATTAATTTGGATGTTATGGTGGTCGATAGTATCCGTAATTTCAATGAACTGGTTCATTAGTAGGGGGCTCATGGATGCCAAGACTGGCCTGCTTGGAGGGGATGGCAAGATTTCGCTGAACTGGCGTGAGAAAGTCTTGGGGAAAATTGTCAAGATTCAGCATCGGTATGACCACTTGTTTGGGTCCAAGAAAATTAGCAACGCATTGTGGAGGAAGCTGTTGTACACATGGGTGTTTTGTGCGACCATGTTTTCTCTGTGGATTTTCTCATACATGAGCTCGCAAGCTAttgagaagaggaaagagacaCTAGCTAGTATGTGCGACGAGAGGGCTCAGATGTTGCAGGACCAGTTCAACGTGAGCATGAACCATGTTCAGGCTATGTCGATTTTGATCTCAACCTTTCACCATGGCAAGAGCCCCTCTGCTATTGACCAG ACAACTTTTGCTGAATATACCAAAAGAACTGCATTTGAGAGGCCTCTCACTAGTGGTGTGGCATATGCAGTGAGAGTGCTCCATTCAGAGAGGGCAGAGTTCGAGAAACAGCAAGGCTGGCCTATCCGGAGAATGGACACCCTTGAGCAAAATCTGGTTCATAAGGATGACTTTGACCCTGAAGTGTTGGAGCCCTCTCCAATTCAGGAAGAATACGCCCCCGTCATTTTCGCTCAAGATACTGTCTCCCACGTAGTTTCCATTGATTTACTCTCAGGAAAG GAGGATCGTGAAAATGTACTGCGTGCAAGAGCTTCAGGAAAAGGGGTGCTTACCGCTCCTTTCAGGCTGATTAAAACAAACCGCCTGGGGGTCATATTGACCTTTGCTGTCTATAAAACTGATCTTCCTTCAAATGCAACTCCGGATGAGAGAATCCAGGCAACTGCTGG GTACATTGGTGGTATCTTTCATATTCAATCATTGGTGGAGAAATTGCTGCAACAGCTGGCTAGCAAGCAGAACATTGTGCTGAACGTATTGGACACCACCAATCAGTCACATCCGATCAGTATGTATGGTTCAGATGAAGCGGATGATGCTTTGGAGTATGTCAGTACCCTTaattttggcgatccatttAGGAAGCATGAAATGCGATGCAG ATTCAAGCAGAAACCTCCATGGCCTTGGCTTGCGATAACAACATCGTATGGATTTCTTGTGATTGCGATGCTCACTGGGCATATATGTTATGCAACAGTAAATAGGATTGCCAAAGTCGAAGATGACTACCAGAAAATGATGGAGCTCAAGAAGCAGGCTGAGGCAGCTGACATAGCAAAGTCACAG TTCCTTGCCACTGTTTCCCACGAAATTAGAACTCCAATGAATGGTGTTTTAG GAATGTTGCATATGTTGATGCACACGGATCTAGATGTAACTCAACAGGATTATGTTAGAACTGCCCAGGCCAGTGGAAAAGCTCTGGTCTCACTTATCAATGAGGTTTTGGACCAAGCGAAGATTGAATCTGGTAAACTGGAACTTGAGGCGGTACAATTTGATCTGCGGGCCATACTCGATGATGTATTGTCCCTCTTTTCTGGGAAGTCCCAGGAAAAAGGAGTGGAG TTGGCCGTTTTCATTTCTGATCAAGTTCCTGAGAAGTTAATTGGTGACCCTGGAAGATTTCGACAAATCATAACCAACCTTATGGGAAACTCGATTAAA TTCACAGAGAAAGGCCATATCTTTGTCACAGTGCATCTTGCTCAAGAGGTCATGGACTCGTTAGATGTTGAGACTGAGTCATCGTCGAAGAATACCTTGAGTGGCTTCCAAGTTGCTGAGAGACGTCTCAGCTGGGCGAAATTCAAGACCTTTAGCCAACATGAATGTGTTTGTTCTTACCCTTCCTCTACCTACGACCTCATCAATCTAATTGTATCAGTTGAGGATACAGGAGTTGGGATCCCATTTGAGGCCCAATGTCGTGTTTTTACTCCCTTCATGCAAGTTGGTCCTTCCATATCCCGTACACATGGAGGGACTGGCATAGGGCTAAGCATAAGCAAGTGTTTGGTTGAGCTCATGAACGGAGAGGTTGGATTTGTGAGCATACCCAATGTAGGATCCACGTTTACCTTCACGGCCGTCTTCAACAATGGCCATTCCAATTTGAATGAGTACACGTGCCAGCAAATGAATAATCAATCCAATTCTGCAAACTCGGAGTTTGAGGGCATGAGTGCACTAGTGGTGGATCCCAGATCTGTCCGAGCCAAAGTATCCAAGTATCATGTCCAGAGGCTTGGAATCCAAGTCGAGATCGTCTCAGACTTGAatcaagttttgtcatcattaaaaagcaGGAAACCCAGAATCGACATGGTGCTTATTGAAGAGGAGGTCTGGAACAATGATTCAGATTTGTCCATTCTTTTTGTTGATCAGTTAAGGCATATAGACCAAAAGGTTACTCCAAGGCTCTTCCTTTTAGCAAAATCCATTAGTTCAACCCGGAGTGACAATGTGACTTCTGATACTCATAGTCCTGCTGTCATCATGAAACCTCTAAGGGCTAGTATGGTGGCCGCTTGTCTACAGCGAACCATGGGTAACATGGGGAACAAGGGAAATTGCCGCAACAGCGAAGTCTCCAGGTTATCTCTGCAGCATCTTCTCCTAGGAAGAAAAATTCTAATCGTAGATGACAATAAGGTGAATCTTAAAGTGGCTGCGGGTGCATTGAAAAGATATGGAGCTGAACTGGTCTGTGTGGAAAGTGGGAAAGAGGCGATTAGTTTGCTTACACCACCACACAGCTTCTATGCTTGCTTCATGGATATCCAGATGCCGGGAATGGATGG GtttgaagctacaaaaacaATCCGAGACGTGGAAAAAAGTGTCAACCGGAAAATCCAACTTGGGGAAGTATCTGCAGAAGCACATGGAAACGTCTTGAATTGGCATGTGCCCATCTTGGCCATGACGGCGGATGTGATTCATGCGACTCAAGAAGAGTGCATGAAGTGTGGAATGGATGGATATGTTTCAAAGCCTTTTGAAGCAGAACAACTTTATCGGGAAGTTTCACGATTTTCCTATTCAGCTGAGAGTCGGAAACTGTAA